One Rhizoctonia solani chromosome 2, complete sequence DNA segment encodes these proteins:
- a CDS encoding glutathione S-transferase has translation MTGETKPYVLFHSKGCGSAFSLVILRLLGIPHELVICDFTEIIDKKGPNYSRLVEANPLAQFPTLVTPEGIIMTEMVAIALSWKGDPLGHHVLRPSQLAAFYRWFIFVPANVYPTITVIEFPSRFVRVPADSSVDSKTVERWITEGTFIKQGEIWKLMEQEMTKDLHDGLFLLGTEKPTLLDILVALVAQWPPNPRYTWLEENCPKLVKNTKETLKNKVIGDTFRDSDLNAFL, from the exons ATGACCGGCGAAACCAAGCCTTATGTCCTGTTCCATTCCAAA GGGTGTGGGTCGGCGTTCTCCCTTGTCATTCTCCGCCTACTCGGTATACCTCATGAGCTAGTTATATGCGACTTTACCGAAATTATCGACAAGAAAGGCCCCAACTATTCACGGCTCGTCGAAGCTAACCCTCTTGCCCAGTTTCCTACCTTAGTTACACCTGAGGGTATTATTATGACTGAGATGGTGGCAATCGCACTAT CATGGAAAGGAGACCCCCTGGGACATCATGTTCTCAGGCCATCCCAACTTGCCGCGTTCTACCGCTGGTTTATATTTGTTCCGGCAAACGTCTACCCGACTATTACCGTGATAGAATTTCCCAGTCGCTTTGTACGTGTTCCAGCGGACTCTTCGGTCGACTCGAAAACAGTCGAACGTTGGATCACAGAGGGCACTTTCATCAAGCAAGGGGAAATATGGAAGTTGATGGAACAGGAGATGACCAAGGACTTACATGACGGCCTGTTTCTCTTGGGGACAGAGAAACCGACGCTGTTGGATATCTTAGTCGCGCTGGTTGCCCAGTGGCCTCCAAACCCAAG GTATACCTGGCTGGAAGAGAATTGCCCAAAGCTCGTTAAAAATACCAAGGAAACACTCAAAAATAAAGTCATCGGAGATACTTTCCGGGATAGCGACTTGAACGCGTTCCTATGA
- a CDS encoding ribosomal protein L23 — protein sequence MSLFNFARRFYSSARAPVDAAKAAIESSTPRDVRIRRQRFPQLLSKAGEDSSLTDVEKTAYDRLKSRGELTIERPDGPREMSEEEWLERTNARRRRVRGARQVAVPDGEGATVEEARVVGHRIYLPNIIFRLVRNHTPPGQPYNPYEATFRVPQSLTKLDIRGYLLSMYGVRTTYIRTDNRIPDIGRNNSTYKRAVVGLEEPFYFPHAREDMSVAQREERDKLLNSRFQIDQVKLMREEYRSRLFRPTGFRNAKGNQTLRGKIVRKVMEQKLAREGAVATAVKDMLSDTDVAGRLPTVSTSSA from the exons ATGTCCTTATTTAATTTCGCTCGCCGGTTCTATTCCTCAGCTCGAGCGCCTGTAGATGCTGCAAAAGCTGCAATAGAGTCATCGACTCCTCGAGACGTACGAATCAGACGTCAGCGTTTCCCTCAATTGTTATCCAAGGCCGGAGAAGATTCTTCACTCACAGACGTCGAAAAGACCGCATATGATCGCCTTAAATCCCGCGGAGAGCTCACAATCGAACGTCCCGATGGTCCGAGGGAGATGTCTGAGGAAGAGTGGCTGGAGCGAACCAATGCGAGACGGCGGAGAGTGCGCGGAGCTAGACAAGTAGCCGTGCCTGATGGCGAGGGTGCCACCGTCGAGGAGGCTCGGGTTGTAGGACACCGCATCTACTTGCCAAACATCATATTCCGTCTCGTGCGCAACCACACACCGCCGGGACAGCCATATAATCCATACGAAGCAACATTCCGTGTTCCCCAGAGTCTTACCAAGCTCGATATTCGTGGATACTTGTTATCCATGTACGGTGTTCGGACGACCTACATCAGAACTGATAATCGGATACCCGATATCGGACGGAACAATTCGAC GTACAAACGCGCGGTTGTTGGGCTCGAGGAGCCATTTTACTTCCCACATGCTCGTGAAGATATGAGCGTTGCGCAACGAGAAGAGAGGGATAAGCTCCTCAACTCGAGATTCCAAATCGATCAAGTCAAACTTATGCGTGAAGAATACCGCTCGCGGTTGTTCAGACCGACCGGCTTCCGAAATGCTAAGGGGAACCAAACGCTGCGCGGGAAGATTGTCAGGAAGGTCATGGAGCAGAAGCTGGCGAGAGAGGGCGCAGTTGCGACGGCTGTAAAAGATATGTTGTCTGATACGGATGTTGCGGGGAGGCTCCCAACTGTGTCCACGAGTAGCGCATAA
- a CDS encoding glutathione S-transferase: protein MTEMVGIALYLHDRFAKGTTWDIHVLAPTQQAAFYRWFIFIPANTVEGWVKAGTSTKREELWKIMEREMTEGLKEGTFVLGTQRPTLLDVLLALVAHYTPHPRYSWFEEHCPKLHKNVKETLKTSVIKDVFRENELDDFLQ from the exons ATGACGGAAATGGTCGGCATTGCGCTAT ACCTTCACGATCGATTTGCCAAGGGAACTACCTGGGATATCCACGTCCTCGCTCCAACCCAACAGGCTGCATTTTACCGCTGGTTCATTTTTATCCCAGCTAAC ACGGTTGAAGGCTGGGTTAAAGCGGGCACATCTACTAAGAGGGAGGAGCTATGGAAAATAATGGAGCGAGAAATGACCGAGGGCCTGAAAGAAGGCACATTTGTGCTGGGTACACAACGTCCTACTCTTTTGGATGTGCTATTAGCCCTGGTAGCTCACTATACTCCACATCCAAG GTACTCCTGGTTCGAGGAACATTGCCCTAAATTGCATAAAAACGTGAAAGAAACACTGAAAACGAGTGTTATCAAAGATGTTTTTCGTGAAAACGAACTCGACGATTTTCTGCAGTAG